One Hyalangium gracile genomic window carries:
- a CDS encoding DNA glycosylase AlkZ-like family protein gives MREPTTSPELTVTSRQVIAFRLGRSGLRRRTSELLAAMGEVGLTDFPPGAAQAALAPRLKDAAADTRTQAFERRELARMRAMRGAPVVVRAEDVELLAAGMLPADEKSMGAFIGPAMSSVNAAKVSALEAVEPVTREATETLDRGPLDRDTLHAELRRRLPKGLLPGPGRPGRARVHRAAADSPSLERQAEALAARAGLQGGKGTERISWRKQSVQ, from the coding sequence ATGCGAGAACCGACAACGAGCCCCGAGCTGACCGTCACGTCCCGACAGGTCATCGCCTTCCGGCTGGGTCGCAGCGGACTGCGGCGCCGCACGAGCGAGCTGCTGGCCGCCATGGGCGAGGTGGGGCTGACGGACTTTCCACCGGGTGCGGCGCAGGCAGCCCTGGCGCCGCGCCTGAAGGACGCGGCTGCGGACACGCGGACCCAGGCCTTCGAGCGGCGTGAGCTGGCCCGCATGCGGGCGATGCGGGGAGCCCCGGTGGTGGTACGGGCCGAGGATGTCGAGCTCCTCGCGGCCGGGATGCTGCCGGCCGACGAGAAGTCGATGGGTGCCTTCATCGGCCCGGCGATGAGCTCGGTGAATGCGGCGAAGGTGTCCGCGCTGGAGGCGGTGGAGCCCGTCACCCGCGAGGCGACCGAGACGCTGGACCGGGGACCGCTCGACCGGGACACCTTGCACGCCGAGCTGCGGCGGCGGTTGCCCAAGGGGCTGCTGCCCGGACCGGGCCGACCCGGACGCGCACGAGTCCACCGTGCGGCTGCTGACAGTCCCTCGCTCGAGCGACAGGCGGAGGCCCTCGCCGCGAGGGCGGGGCTTCAGGGGGGGAAGGGAACGGAGCGGATCTCCTGGAGGAAGCAGTCGGTCCAGTAG
- a CDS encoding GlxA family transcriptional regulator → MRRDHGSAVAAETARLSVMPLERDGGQSQFIVHPPPTPEGASLESVLRWLEENLHQELSLHAIARRAAMSVRTLSRRFREQTGTTPLQWLLRARVRRAQLLLETTNQAVEHVAAHVGFGSAAAFREQFRRIVATSPQSYRRAFRGGSTARASAGR, encoded by the coding sequence GTGCGCCGTGACCATGGCTCGGCGGTCGCCGCCGAGACGGCCCGCCTCTCCGTCATGCCGCTCGAGCGGGACGGCGGGCAGTCGCAGTTCATCGTGCACCCGCCGCCCACACCCGAGGGCGCGTCGCTGGAGTCCGTGCTGCGCTGGCTCGAGGAGAACCTCCACCAGGAGCTCTCCCTGCACGCCATCGCCCGGCGGGCCGCCATGAGTGTCCGCACGCTCAGCCGCCGCTTCCGGGAGCAGACCGGGACTACGCCCCTTCAGTGGCTGCTGAGGGCGCGCGTGCGCCGCGCCCAGCTCCTCCTCGAGACGACGAACCAGGCGGTGGAGCACGTCGCCGCCCATGTCGGCTTCGGCTCGGCCGCCGCCTTCCGGGAGCAGTTCCGCCGCATCGTCGCGACGAGCCCTCAGTCGTACCGCCGCGCCTTCCGAGGCGGCTCCACCGCCCGCGCGTCCGCTGGACGGTAG
- a CDS encoding S8 family serine peptidase — MAPISKLPSPSIQPQTSRPAASPSQPVAPTAPRAESRVARPVDGFDAAPSNLVDRPGRGKLVDRPTGLRPGSPQIQSSSEPSALRPLTSRKSLAAATETLSAQATPNLPVKDLEKVTSSVSFDKDVSIDSLKLSLDLPHTYQGDLVVSLTSPSGKTATVHDRTGGGKDDLKGSFDLSAFKGEKTQGTWTLTVEDKARADTGTLKSWGLEATGKVGGVDPKPTPSGEPIIAVFDGGVDYKHTDLDEAMWRNPGEVAGDGIDNDGNGYTDDIHGFNVGFDSGDPMKGAGTDHGTHVAGIIASEDNGQGSTGVAAGKAKVLSVGGLYDGKDLLTNFERAVDYVVDQKARGANIRAVNASFGDEYRDAASQARWKAAVQKLADADILLVAATANGNGSNMNNVQDFPANVDMPNVITVASMDRNNDKLARFSSHGDKVVELAAVGEDVLSTVPGGRWDEMSGTSMATPRVAATAALMFAENPNLTAAQVRDLLVKTVELDPDLKGKVSTGGKLDIAAAVAAAKAAATNAFASR; from the coding sequence ATGGCCCCCATCTCCAAGCTCCCCTCTCCTTCGATTCAGCCGCAGACCTCTCGTCCGGCGGCGTCCCCCTCCCAGCCTGTTGCCCCCACGGCTCCCCGCGCCGAGTCCCGCGTGGCCCGCCCGGTGGATGGCTTCGACGCGGCGCCCTCGAACCTGGTGGACCGCCCCGGCCGCGGCAAGCTGGTGGATCGCCCCACCGGCCTGCGCCCCGGCTCTCCGCAGATCCAGTCGTCCTCGGAGCCGTCCGCGCTGCGCCCGCTCACCTCGCGCAAGTCCCTGGCCGCCGCCACCGAGACGCTCAGCGCCCAGGCCACGCCGAACCTGCCGGTGAAGGACCTGGAGAAGGTCACCTCCAGCGTGAGCTTCGACAAGGACGTGTCGATCGACTCGCTGAAGCTGTCGTTGGATCTGCCGCACACCTACCAGGGGGACCTGGTGGTGTCGCTGACGAGCCCCTCGGGCAAGACGGCCACGGTGCACGACCGCACGGGCGGCGGCAAGGATGACCTGAAGGGCTCGTTCGACCTGAGCGCCTTCAAGGGCGAGAAGACCCAGGGCACCTGGACGCTGACGGTGGAGGACAAGGCCCGCGCCGACACGGGCACCCTCAAGAGCTGGGGCCTGGAGGCCACCGGCAAGGTGGGCGGCGTCGACCCGAAGCCGACCCCCTCGGGCGAGCCCATCATCGCCGTGTTCGACGGCGGCGTGGACTACAAGCACACGGACCTGGACGAGGCCATGTGGCGCAACCCCGGCGAGGTGGCCGGTGACGGCATCGACAACGACGGCAACGGCTACACCGACGACATCCACGGCTTCAACGTGGGCTTCGACTCGGGCGACCCGATGAAGGGCGCGGGCACCGACCACGGCACGCACGTGGCGGGCATCATCGCCTCCGAGGACAACGGCCAGGGCAGCACCGGCGTCGCCGCGGGCAAGGCGAAGGTTCTCTCCGTGGGCGGCCTGTACGACGGGAAGGACCTGCTCACCAACTTCGAGCGCGCGGTGGACTACGTGGTGGACCAGAAGGCCCGGGGTGCCAACATCCGCGCGGTGAACGCCAGCTTCGGTGACGAGTACCGGGACGCGGCCTCGCAGGCGCGCTGGAAGGCGGCGGTGCAGAAGCTGGCCGACGCGGACATCCTCCTGGTGGCCGCCACGGCCAACGGCAACGGCAGCAACATGAACAACGTGCAGGACTTCCCGGCCAACGTGGACATGCCCAACGTCATCACCGTGGCCTCCATGGACAGGAACAACGACAAGCTGGCGCGCTTCTCGTCGCACGGCGACAAGGTGGTGGAACTGGCCGCCGTGGGCGAGGACGTGCTGAGCACCGTGCCGGGCGGCCGCTGGGACGAGATGAGCGGCACCTCCATGGCCACCCCCCGCGTGGCGGCCACCGCGGCGCTCATGTTCGCGGAGAACCCCAACCTGACGGCCGCTCAGGTGCGCGACCTGCTGGTGAAGACGGTGGAGCTGGACCCCGACCTCAAGGGCAAGGTGAGCACCGGCGGCAAGCTGGACATCGCCGCCGCCGTGGCCGCCGCCAAGGCCGCCGCCACCAACGCGTTCGCCAGCCGCTAG
- a CDS encoding serine/threonine-protein kinase, with protein MFDDASTPRPTAERPPRRPEEPSFPVPGWERYEPVRFLGQGGMGRVFLAFDPRLRRAVALKFVRGDEPGLARRFLSEGQAQARVEHERVCKVYEVGEVQGHLYIAMQYVDGVPLTALAGQLTLEQKVVLLQQAAEGVHAAHRAGLIHRDLKPGNILVERTADQRPRAYVMDFGLARDWTAKDTATGTVLGTPHYMAPEQARGEVSQLDGRADVYSLGATLYFLLTGQPPLPGHNGLEVLGRIATEEPRPPRALAPDVPAELEAIVLKCLEKERSARYDSALALAEELGRFLAGAPVRARSAGAGYRLRKRLRGHWRGVAVTAGVLVLLGLAGGQLFRARQEALRREQLARQFSALADGLEARARASALARLHDTSAERQSLKATLEEIEAAMRREGALALGPGNQALGRGWLSLGAPRLAHERLRDAWQYGSREPQGAFAMALALGRLYQAELLAAEELRSRLREPRRRELARLYREPALSWLRRSQGASVPSPEYVAALEAFLEERFEEALARLDALGERLPGFFEAPQLRGDVHLARASHRWARDERPQARAELESARQAYARAAALGESAPELHRAQAWVELVALRLEPLEPRALQAHVSRALEALARALVAAPRDYESWVLQAQLYRHLAESLAPGEEDIEPLLRKAVEAAQRAVAFESARLEARRELGLIFLQWARYRQDRSLDPREQLLQARDALESLGPRDEPYEFHTRRGQLLEVEGDAAEQRGQDELPHRDGAIESYLAAATADGQEPEAWRELGSAYLARASSPRAVAPEGDLRQAQQALEKARALAPRDAVRSGHEGRLHALRARLLRNLGADPRPEWEAALALYRQGQELSPGLSQLARGEGLALVALAREAWERGEEPFPLLARAQAVLERAVAQAPGQGLELHFLAEAHAQRAAYRLAWGEPPGSEAQEALRLAREAIARLPGDARPWATAGRAHQLLAAFELTRQREPRPALTEADKALRQALERNPRSAEAWRSLAETRAVSARFSALQGRARREDFEQAAQAWREALALSSQPLEDRLALAAFHRDQATWEQRTGRNPKPTLRRGLALADEVLASRPEWAEARLVRALLRVALGQEPLRQGEHPAAWRQAEEERRAILAAHPNLRRAWSLPEEEPRPRGMDEMPGANGGGTEGPRGPSP; from the coding sequence ATGTTCGACGACGCGTCCACGCCCAGGCCCACCGCGGAGCGACCACCCCGCCGCCCCGAGGAGCCCTCGTTTCCGGTGCCCGGCTGGGAGCGCTACGAGCCGGTGCGCTTCCTCGGCCAGGGGGGCATGGGGCGCGTCTTCCTCGCGTTCGATCCGCGGCTGCGCCGCGCCGTGGCCCTGAAGTTCGTGCGCGGCGACGAGCCCGGGCTCGCCCGCCGCTTCCTCTCCGAGGGCCAGGCCCAGGCGCGGGTGGAGCACGAGCGGGTGTGCAAGGTGTACGAGGTGGGCGAAGTCCAGGGCCACCTCTACATCGCCATGCAGTACGTGGACGGAGTGCCCCTCACGGCGCTGGCGGGCCAGCTCACCCTCGAGCAGAAGGTGGTGCTCCTCCAACAGGCCGCCGAGGGCGTCCACGCCGCCCACCGCGCCGGCCTCATCCACCGGGACCTCAAGCCCGGCAACATCCTCGTGGAGCGCACGGCGGACCAGCGGCCGCGCGCCTACGTCATGGACTTCGGGCTCGCCCGGGACTGGACGGCGAAGGACACGGCCACCGGCACGGTGCTGGGCACGCCGCACTACATGGCCCCCGAGCAGGCCCGAGGCGAGGTGAGCCAGCTCGATGGGCGCGCGGATGTCTACAGCCTGGGCGCCACGCTCTACTTCCTGCTGACGGGCCAGCCGCCCCTCCCGGGCCACAATGGCCTCGAGGTGCTCGGCCGCATCGCCACCGAGGAGCCTCGCCCTCCACGCGCCCTGGCTCCGGACGTGCCGGCGGAGCTGGAGGCCATAGTCCTCAAGTGCCTGGAGAAGGAGCGCTCAGCTCGCTACGACTCGGCGCTCGCGCTGGCGGAGGAGCTCGGGCGCTTCCTGGCGGGAGCGCCGGTGCGGGCGCGCTCGGCGGGCGCGGGCTATCGGCTGCGCAAGCGGTTGCGTGGGCACTGGCGGGGGGTGGCCGTGACGGCCGGCGTGCTGGTGCTGCTGGGGCTCGCCGGGGGCCAGCTCTTCCGGGCTCGCCAGGAGGCGCTCCGCCGCGAGCAGCTGGCGCGCCAGTTCAGCGCCCTGGCCGATGGGCTGGAGGCCCGCGCCCGCGCGTCCGCCCTCGCGCGGCTGCATGACACGAGCGCCGAGCGCCAGTCCCTGAAGGCCACCCTCGAGGAGATAGAGGCCGCGATGCGACGGGAAGGAGCGCTGGCGCTCGGCCCCGGCAACCAGGCGCTGGGGCGAGGGTGGCTGAGCCTGGGCGCTCCCCGCCTCGCCCACGAGCGCCTGCGGGACGCGTGGCAGTATGGCTCGCGAGAGCCCCAGGGCGCCTTCGCGATGGCCCTGGCGCTGGGGAGGCTCTACCAGGCAGAGCTCCTGGCCGCCGAGGAGCTCCGCTCCCGACTGCGAGAGCCTCGCCGCCGCGAGCTGGCCCGCCTCTACCGCGAGCCGGCGCTGAGCTGGCTGCGGCGGAGCCAGGGCGCCTCGGTGCCTTCCCCCGAGTACGTGGCGGCGCTGGAGGCCTTCCTCGAGGAGCGCTTCGAGGAGGCCCTGGCCCGGCTCGACGCGCTCGGGGAGCGGCTGCCCGGCTTCTTCGAGGCTCCCCAGCTGCGGGGGGATGTCCACCTGGCGCGCGCCTCCCACCGCTGGGCGCGGGATGAGCGCCCACAGGCCCGCGCGGAGCTCGAGTCCGCTCGCCAGGCCTATGCCCGCGCCGCTGCCCTGGGTGAGAGCGCCCCCGAGCTGCACCGGGCCCAGGCCTGGGTCGAACTGGTGGCGCTGCGGCTCGAGCCCCTGGAGCCGCGGGCGCTCCAGGCTCATGTCTCCCGCGCGCTCGAGGCGCTCGCGCGCGCGCTCGTGGCGGCGCCTCGGGACTACGAGTCATGGGTGCTCCAGGCCCAGCTCTACCGCCACCTCGCCGAGTCGCTGGCGCCTGGCGAGGAGGACATCGAACCGCTCCTGCGCAAGGCCGTCGAGGCCGCGCAGCGGGCCGTGGCCTTCGAGTCCGCCCGGCTCGAAGCCCGGCGCGAGCTGGGCCTCATCTTCCTCCAGTGGGCGCGCTACCGGCAGGACCGGAGCCTGGATCCGCGCGAGCAGCTCCTCCAGGCCCGCGACGCCCTCGAGAGCCTGGGCCCGCGCGACGAGCCCTATGAGTTCCACACCCGCCGGGGCCAGCTGCTCGAGGTGGAGGGCGATGCCGCGGAGCAGCGCGGCCAGGATGAGCTCCCCCACCGAGACGGGGCCATCGAGTCCTACCTCGCCGCGGCCACCGCCGACGGCCAGGAGCCCGAGGCCTGGCGCGAGCTGGGGAGCGCCTACCTGGCGCGGGCGTCCTCCCCGCGCGCGGTGGCGCCAGAGGGCGATCTGCGCCAGGCCCAGCAGGCCTTGGAGAAGGCACGCGCGCTGGCGCCTCGGGATGCGGTGCGCTCCGGGCACGAGGGGCGGCTCCACGCGCTGCGAGCCCGGCTCCTGCGCAACCTCGGGGCGGATCCGCGCCCGGAGTGGGAGGCGGCCCTCGCGCTCTACCGGCAGGGGCAGGAGCTGTCGCCCGGGCTCTCGCAGCTGGCCCGCGGCGAGGGGCTGGCGCTGGTGGCGTTGGCGCGGGAGGCCTGGGAGCGGGGCGAGGAGCCCTTCCCCCTGCTGGCCCGAGCCCAGGCGGTCCTCGAGCGCGCCGTGGCGCAGGCGCCGGGGCAGGGCCTGGAGCTCCACTTCCTTGCCGAGGCGCATGCCCAGCGCGCCGCGTACCGGCTCGCCTGGGGAGAGCCGCCCGGCTCCGAGGCGCAAGAGGCCCTGCGCCTCGCGCGTGAGGCCATCGCGCGGCTGCCGGGCGACGCGCGCCCCTGGGCGACCGCGGGCCGCGCCCACCAGCTCCTGGCGGCCTTCGAGCTGACGCGGCAGCGGGAGCCGCGCCCGGCCCTGACGGAGGCGGACAAGGCCCTGCGCCAGGCGCTCGAGCGCAATCCCCGGAGCGCGGAGGCCTGGCGCTCCCTGGCGGAGACGCGCGCGGTGAGCGCTCGCTTCAGCGCCCTCCAGGGGCGGGCCCGGCGCGAGGACTTCGAGCAGGCCGCCCAGGCCTGGAGAGAGGCCCTGGCGCTGAGCTCGCAGCCGCTGGAGGACCGGCTGGCCCTGGCCGCCTTCCACCGGGACCAGGCCACGTGGGAGCAGCGCACGGGGCGCAACCCAAAGCCGACGCTCCGGCGCGGGCTGGCGCTGGCCGACGAGGTGCTGGCCTCCCGGCCCGAGTGGGCGGAGGCCCGGCTCGTGCGTGCGCTCCTGCGGGTGGCGCTGGGGCAGGAGCCGCTCCGCCAGGGCGAGCACCCCGCCGCGTGGAGGCAGGCCGAGGAGGAGCGCCGCGCCATCCTCGCGGCCCACCCGAACCTGCGGCGCGCCTGGAGCCTGCCCGAGGAGGAGCCCAGGCCACGAGGGATGGACGAAATGCCCGGAGCCAATGGGGGCGGCACCGAGGGCCCGCGGGGACCGAGCCCATGA
- a CDS encoding sigma 54-interacting transcriptional regulator, which produces MAESTTADVSTAAGPLRGREAPAPGPVPALTIVSHPRAHRVGERLLLEALATGQEVALSRNAPRFTRPGSALGQPLDDPFLSRRPLRFTPGPGGVVRLVVEEGGTPVVAGQPLRGTWEFGPEALEAGVPLELAARVVVLLHRLVPPEAEGGSESLGMVGQSPSMLRVRRQVEQVADLDVSVLLRGETGTGKELVARALHLRSPRRSGPFVSVNLGALSRELATAELFGAERGAYTGATQSREGLFRAAHGGTLFLDEVGEAPSEVQGMLLRVLESGELYPVGGRTPVRVDVRLVAATDAHLEEHIQQGRFKAPLLHRLAGYEIRLPPLRERREDIGPLFHHFARQELEVLGEAWRLSPEDAYAEPWLPAPLAARLVRHPWPGNIRQLRNVARQLVISGRGQARLQVDASLERELGAVAPPEPAWRTGPPPPAPSQPGPEPASRRKPSEVKEPELLAALREHAWDMQAAADALGITRGSIYNLMSRSPRVRTVKELSAEEISQCFHDCRGDLDAMAHRLEVSKRALQRRVRELRLAEDAP; this is translated from the coding sequence ATGGCAGAGAGCACCACGGCCGATGTGTCCACCGCCGCCGGTCCCCTTCGCGGACGAGAGGCGCCGGCCCCTGGCCCCGTCCCGGCGCTGACCATCGTCTCCCATCCCCGCGCCCACCGGGTGGGGGAGCGGCTGCTGCTCGAGGCGCTCGCGACGGGACAGGAGGTGGCGCTGTCTCGCAACGCCCCCCGCTTCACGCGCCCCGGCAGCGCCCTGGGCCAGCCGCTGGATGACCCGTTCCTGAGCCGCAGGCCCCTGCGCTTCACCCCGGGCCCCGGCGGCGTGGTGCGGCTGGTGGTGGAGGAAGGGGGCACTCCGGTGGTGGCGGGCCAGCCGCTGCGCGGCACCTGGGAGTTCGGCCCCGAGGCGCTGGAGGCGGGCGTGCCCCTCGAGCTGGCCGCGCGCGTGGTGGTGCTCCTGCACCGGCTCGTCCCCCCCGAGGCGGAGGGCGGCTCGGAGTCGCTGGGGATGGTGGGCCAGAGCCCCTCCATGCTGCGCGTGCGCAGGCAGGTGGAGCAGGTGGCGGACCTGGACGTGTCCGTGCTCCTCCGCGGGGAGACCGGGACGGGCAAGGAGCTGGTGGCGCGCGCCCTCCACCTGCGCAGTCCCCGGCGCTCGGGCCCCTTCGTGAGCGTGAACCTGGGCGCCCTCTCCCGGGAGCTGGCCACCGCCGAGCTCTTCGGCGCGGAGCGCGGGGCCTACACGGGCGCCACCCAGTCCCGCGAGGGCCTCTTCCGCGCGGCCCATGGAGGCACGCTCTTCCTCGATGAGGTGGGCGAGGCGCCCTCCGAGGTGCAGGGCATGTTGCTGCGCGTGCTGGAGAGCGGGGAGCTGTACCCGGTGGGTGGGCGCACGCCGGTGCGCGTGGACGTGCGCCTGGTGGCCGCCACGGATGCGCACCTGGAGGAGCACATCCAGCAGGGGCGCTTCAAGGCCCCGCTGCTCCACCGGCTGGCGGGCTATGAAATCCGGCTGCCCCCGCTGCGCGAGCGCCGCGAGGACATCGGCCCGCTCTTCCACCACTTCGCCCGCCAGGAGCTGGAGGTGCTCGGGGAGGCGTGGCGCCTGTCGCCCGAGGACGCGTACGCGGAGCCGTGGCTGCCCGCGCCGCTCGCCGCGCGCCTGGTCCGCCACCCCTGGCCCGGCAACATCCGCCAGCTGCGCAACGTGGCGCGCCAGCTCGTCATCAGCGGCCGGGGCCAGGCGCGCCTGCAGGTGGATGCGTCGCTCGAGCGCGAGCTGGGCGCCGTCGCGCCACCCGAGCCCGCCTGGCGCACCGGGCCGCCACCCCCGGCGCCGAGCCAGCCCGGGCCGGAGCCCGCCTCGCGCCGCAAGCCCTCCGAGGTGAAGGAGCCGGAGCTGCTCGCGGCGCTGCGGGAGCACGCCTGGGACATGCAGGCGGCCGCCGACGCGCTCGGCATCACCCGCGGCTCCATCTACAACCTGATGAGCAGGAGCCCCCGCGTCCGCACCGTGAAGGAGCTCAGCGCGGAGGAGATCTCCCAGTGCTTCCACGACTGCCGAGGCGACCTGGACGCGATGGCGCACCGCCTCGAGGTGTCCAAGCGCGCGCTCCAGCGCCGCGTGCGCGAGCTGAGGCTCGCCGAGGACGCGCCGTGA
- a CDS encoding GON domain-containing protein, producing the protein MTNPTLGTLSWKSLGMALAASASLLLPGLGHAASSCAELHAQDPSAQDGNYTLTLGSRAVEVYCHDMAGTPSEYLNLPNTGSTTNYSHYGQGPNTSAGGQKTWFTRVRFNPGDLTLTVTDTTFSTSQGWKRFGSNYAYASALGDAGDCVDAWSQTGRANVDLRGTPFGIAPDQFQVFGYMAAGSATYSSASQVVDLQGGGYCGGIIPPTANLQLFWQPASCAELHAQNPSAPDGNYTLTLGSRTVEVYCHDMAGTPREYLNLPNTGSTTNYSHYGQGPNTSAGGQKTWFTRVRFNPGDLTLTVTDTTFSTSQGWKRFGSNYAYASALGDAGDCVGAWSQTGRANMDLRGTPFGIAPDQFQVFGYKAAGSATYSSASQVVNLQGGGYCGGIIPPTANLQLFWLQ; encoded by the coding sequence ATGACGAACCCTACGCTCGGCACACTCTCCTGGAAGTCTCTCGGCATGGCGCTGGCCGCCTCGGCCTCGCTGCTGCTGCCCGGCCTCGGCCACGCGGCCAGCTCCTGCGCGGAGCTCCACGCGCAGGACCCCTCGGCGCAGGATGGCAACTACACGCTGACGCTCGGAAGCCGCGCCGTGGAGGTGTACTGCCATGACATGGCGGGCACGCCTAGCGAGTACCTGAACCTGCCCAACACCGGAAGCACCACCAACTACTCGCACTACGGGCAGGGGCCCAACACCTCCGCGGGTGGGCAGAAGACGTGGTTCACCCGAGTGCGCTTCAACCCGGGAGACCTGACGCTGACGGTGACCGACACCACCTTCTCCACCAGCCAGGGCTGGAAGCGGTTCGGCTCCAACTACGCCTATGCATCCGCCCTGGGAGACGCGGGGGACTGCGTGGACGCCTGGTCCCAGACGGGCCGCGCCAACGTGGACCTGCGGGGCACGCCCTTCGGCATCGCGCCCGACCAGTTCCAGGTCTTCGGGTACATGGCGGCGGGCTCGGCCACCTACAGCAGCGCGTCCCAGGTGGTGGACCTCCAGGGCGGCGGCTACTGCGGCGGCATCATCCCGCCCACCGCCAACCTGCAGCTCTTCTGGCAGCCGGCGAGCTGCGCGGAGCTCCACGCGCAGAACCCCTCGGCGCCGGATGGCAACTACACGCTGACGCTCGGAAGCCGCACCGTGGAGGTGTACTGCCATGACATGGCGGGCACGCCTCGCGAGTACCTGAACCTGCCCAACACCGGGAGCACCACCAACTACTCGCACTACGGGCAGGGGCCCAACACCTCCGCGGGTGGGCAGAAGACGTGGTTCACCCGAGTGCGCTTCAACCCGGGAGACCTGACGCTGACGGTGACCGACACCACCTTCTCCACCAGCCAGGGCTGGAAGCGGTTCGGCTCCAACTACGCCTATGCATCCGCCCTGGGAGACGCGGGGGACTGCGTGGGCGCCTGGTCCCAGACGGGCCGCGCCAACATGGATCTGCGGGGCACGCCCTTCGGCATCGCGCCCGACCAGTTCCAGGTCTTCGGATACAAGGCCGCGGGCTCAGCCACCTACAGCAGCGCGTCCCAGGTGGTGAACCTCCAGGGCGGCGGCTACTGCGGCGGCATCATCCCGCCCACCGCCAACCTGCAGCTCTTCTGGCTCCAGTAG
- a CDS encoding beta propeller repeat protein, which yields MTQRAIWNALAVLVMAAVLGCQPEPTPQSLPDAGPLPSSPYTGPTTAGWHRVISTLRDSVHCFASVGDLVYAGTGSKTATGADVGGVFVSPDQGTTWKPTALNLSVSSLWATPTEVYATTIAQGLMKSVDRGETWTRVNVPNAGTTIFNAVAVSGTRLLVGVGPVVHVSDDNGATWTRHPTGMPNFSYITQFLVESGKIVATLKGGVVVSTDNGTTWTELEEGLPYNPHVTGAARVDDSLFVATTEGVYRASFSGGAFERVANGMSNNDVYALVSWQGGLFAGVGVGSYGSAYLSSDEGSTWNPFNQGLPELTPISALRVVGDSLLAGSGGSVWRTALGPSSPPPDTGPLIGTVDRVPVRTCPYWVAFDGTHLYFSTAASALGPTVSEPGNLMRAPLAGGPVETLETLQPAMRYVVVTPNHVWWTTNGNNGNSHAIRRRLKSGGPVEVAVGQQPAITQLTATDTHVWYTAFELRRIPVSAGPVEQFYVSPEGRIDSFAFDGTHAYVGENSFTQSLWRLRLSDKARELLSPSPAAGWDTYALAVDADFMYTASIYRYQTDTPRAFYRVKKDGSAPREKLLDVPAQARSNMLLHGGFLYFSQGRTLMKVPKDQRNATPQLVMADVNMERMFVHAGRLYWTDCFLQEIRSVPFPP from the coding sequence ATGACACAACGAGCGATCTGGAACGCCTTGGCAGTGCTCGTGATGGCGGCGGTGCTGGGGTGCCAACCCGAACCCACGCCGCAGAGCCTGCCCGATGCGGGGCCGCTTCCGAGCAGTCCGTACACGGGCCCCACCACCGCCGGCTGGCACCGGGTCATCAGCACCCTGCGCGACAGCGTCCACTGCTTCGCCTCCGTGGGTGACCTGGTCTACGCGGGCACTGGCAGCAAGACGGCCACCGGCGCCGACGTGGGCGGAGTCTTCGTCTCGCCGGACCAGGGCACCACCTGGAAGCCCACTGCGCTGAACCTCTCGGTCTCCAGCCTCTGGGCCACCCCCACCGAGGTCTACGCCACCACCATCGCCCAGGGGTTGATGAAGTCGGTGGATCGCGGCGAGACCTGGACCCGGGTGAATGTCCCCAACGCCGGAACCACCATCTTCAACGCGGTGGCGGTGAGTGGCACGCGACTGCTCGTTGGCGTCGGCCCGGTGGTGCACGTCTCGGACGACAATGGAGCCACCTGGACCCGGCACCCCACGGGGATGCCGAACTTCTCCTACATCACCCAGTTCCTCGTGGAGTCCGGGAAGATCGTCGCCACCCTGAAGGGCGGCGTGGTGGTCTCCACCGACAATGGGACCACCTGGACGGAGCTCGAGGAGGGACTGCCCTACAACCCCCACGTGACTGGCGCGGCCCGGGTGGACGATTCCCTGTTCGTCGCGACCACCGAAGGCGTCTACCGCGCTTCATTCTCCGGCGGGGCCTTCGAGCGGGTCGCCAACGGCATGAGCAACAATGACGTGTACGCGCTGGTCTCGTGGCAGGGCGGGCTGTTCGCGGGCGTGGGGGTTGGCAGCTATGGCTCGGCCTACCTGAGCTCGGACGAGGGCAGCACCTGGAACCCCTTCAACCAGGGCTTGCCCGAGCTCACGCCCATCAGCGCGCTCAGGGTGGTGGGTGACTCCCTGCTGGCGGGCAGCGGCGGGAGCGTCTGGCGCACGGCCCTGGGGCCCTCCTCGCCTCCGCCCGATACCGGTCCGCTCATCGGCACCGTGGACCGGGTTCCCGTCCGCACCTGCCCGTACTGGGTCGCCTTCGATGGCACCCACCTGTACTTCTCCACCGCTGCCTCCGCCCTGGGCCCCACCGTCAGCGAGCCCGGCAACCTGATGCGGGCGCCCCTCGCGGGAGGGCCGGTGGAGACGCTCGAGACCCTGCAGCCGGCGATGCGGTACGTCGTGGTAACCCCGAACCATGTCTGGTGGACCACCAATGGGAACAACGGCAACTCCCACGCCATCCGCCGCAGGCTGAAGAGTGGCGGCCCGGTGGAGGTGGCGGTCGGGCAGCAGCCCGCCATCACGCAGCTCACCGCCACCGACACCCACGTCTGGTACACGGCCTTCGAGCTCCGGCGCATTCCCGTGAGCGCCGGGCCCGTGGAGCAGTTCTACGTGTCTCCGGAGGGTCGGATCGACTCGTTCGCCTTCGACGGCACCCACGCATACGTGGGCGAGAACAGCTTCACCCAGTCGCTCTGGCGGCTCCGGCTCTCGGACAAGGCGCGGGAGCTGCTCTCGCCCAGCCCCGCCGCGGGCTGGGACACGTACGCCCTCGCGGTGGATGCGGACTTCATGTACACGGCCTCCATCTATCGGTACCAGACGGATACGCCGCGCGCGTTCTATCGGGTCAAGAAGGATGGGTCCGCCCCTCGGGAGAAGCTGCTGGATGTGCCGGCGCAGGCCCGGAGCAACATGCTGCTGCACGGCGGCTTCCTGTACTTCTCCCAGGGCAGGACCCTGATGAAGGTCCCCAAGGACCAGCGCAATGCCACGCCCCAGCTCGTCATGGCGGACGTGAACATGGAGCGGATGTTCGTGCATGCAGGCCGCCTCTACTGGACCGACTGCTTCCTCCAGGAGATCCGCTCCGTTCCCTTCCCCCCCTGA